AGcggaggaggaggtgggggtGGCATGTTGGGTGCCTCTCCTTTCTTGGGAGAGCTTTTGGGGGAAGCCTTGGGGGATGGCTGTGGGGATGCCTTGGGGGACCCCTTTGGCAGTGCTCCAGGCTTAGGCACCTCCAGGAGGTCTTTCTTCTCCCCCCGTTCCTGTGCCAGTTTCTGCTCCTGGAGGCGTTTCTGCCTCTGCCTGTCCATGTTTCGGCTCAGCAGGTTGGTGACGGTCATGCGTGGCCCAGCCAGCTCGAAGTGGTAGCCCAGCTTCAGGAGTGTGGTGTTCTCTTTCAGGAGCTTGGCAATCTCCATCTCTGTTTTTCCCCCACAGATGTGCCGCTGGTTGTGGAAACGTAGCTCCGTCAGTGTGTTGTTCTGCAACAGTGCCCGGAAAATGGCCAGGATACCCTTGCCTGTGATGTGGTTGGAGTCCAAGTTGATGCTTGTCAGCACCTTGTTGGACTTGAGCATTATGGCAATGGCAAAGGCCACGTGGTCATCAGCGCGGGTGTTAGCCAGGGCAAACACCTTGACCACAGTGTTGAATTCCAGGGCCTCGGTGAAGCGCACCAGGGTCTCGTTGTTGATGCAGTCGGAGTTGTTCACGTTAACCTCGGTCACCTCAGCATCGTTGTTCTTCACCTTCTCGATGAGCTCATCAAAGATGCTGGAGGCTTCATCGTCCTTGGCTTgatctgcagagctgctggaggaagacTTGgaagggctgctcccagctgctgccttggcCTCCTGTTTCTCTTCcgccttttctgccttttctgcttctgtctGGGATTTATCATTCTCATCTGCCTTGGattttttcacagctgaagccttttcctcttcttttttgtcattttctttcctACCTTCCCCTCTTATgtatttttctgcctgtttcttTAATTCTGaacttttctcctcctttttgtCCTTCTCTGTGTCCTTTGATGCTGaatccttttcttcttgcttttttcccttctctgtctcctccttTGCCGCTGAgaccttctctttttcctttttatcctttcctgaatccttctttttaaaatatgagctgttatcttcctcctttttatccTCCCCTGCATCTTTCTTCAACTCTGAGCTCTTCTCATCCTCCTTTTTGTCCTTCCCTGTGTCCTTCTTCAACACTGaacccttctcttcctccttcttgtCCTTCCCCATCAGCTTTTTCTCCATGGCCTTGACTTTATCGTTCATAGCTTTGTTCTCTTTGCTCTTGGTCTCAGTCTCAGCTTTACCTTTCAGGTCTGTTTTCTGaacactttcttcctttttagaGTCTTTCCCCACTTTAGTATCTTGTTTCTGGGCCAGTTCTTTGGAAGGagattcttttcctttttcttcttgatttttGTCTCCCTTATTCTTGCTCAACCTATTTTCCTAGTGGGagaaaaacacctggaaatTACAGAAACAGGTACCTCTGACCTACAGACTTGCCACCCCAGTCTCACTGTCACTGACCTCTGTCACATGGGAacatcctgcagcctgtggctggCCTTTGGAAGAGGAATGTTTGGCCCAGCCGAggtcccagctccaggaaagGTTTCAGCATCTGAGTGCCTTGAATGTAGGCAGAGCCTGCAGGACCCAGTGTGATgaggtcctgctgcagctctctaAGGCAGCTCTGGTCTCCTTCTGCCTCCAGCCCCCTCTCCCAAAGGGCTCTGGAGGTCTGCAGGACACCCTCCCTAACAGGCCATAAATTAACAAGCTGTAGGAGGCACCTTCTTTCATACCCCCTGtaagttaaaattttaaaataatttttctaactAGGGATGGAGGTAGCGTCTGTCTCCCTGTGAGCCCCAGGTGCTTTTCCACCTTTCCTAAATAGTTTCTGGCTGGAAACCATTTATGCTGGATGCTTGGTGGCTTTTCACAGTCTGTAGCCCAACACTCTCTGCACTGTCCTGGATGTGTGTGCAAGCAGGGGAGAGCCCCAGCAGTCACTCCAACCCTGGGTTCTGGAAAACCATTCTCCTTTCAACAGCAGTTTGCACTTTTAAGCAGAAAACCAAGGAAATGGGAGCATTGCATTTATAGCTTTCTAATGTATGAGGTTCTCCCAGCATATCTGCTCCCAGTGTCCAAAGACATCACAAGAGGGAAGGGCTTAACTTGGAGAGTCTGGGGGAAGGTCAGAAGGAAGTTTTGGTCATTTTTACAAGCACGTGACCCTTGCCCTTGGTACAGCCTGTCCTGGGCATTGCTGCTGGCTGTAGCCAGCTCCAGCAGTTTGGGGAGACAGCCAATGTCTCATTGACACCTTCAGCCAAGtctgaggggctgggatgggtcTCTATCAGCATTTGTACAACCTTTAATATGGTTCCCATCCTTCTCTctaaactgccagagggcagagtTAGGtgagatattgggaagaaattctcccctgtgagggtggtgaggccctggctcAGGTtactcagagaagctgtggctgccccatccctggaagtgtccaaggttaggctggacagggcttagagcaacctgggctagtggaaggtgtccctgtgcatggcaggggctggaatgggatgagctttaaggttccttccaacagAAACTAGTCTGGGACTCCATGACATGAAACACATCCATTCCCAAGGGAGAGGAACCAATGCTTCAGGTGGCTGAAGGGAGATTAACTTGACACTAGGACCAAGGTTGCTGCACGGTGGAGGATACTACCATAAATTGCACACCAAGGTTAGGCAATTTAAAtgcccttctccctcctccatAGCCAGGGAACACACAGGTCCTCAGCACTGGCCTGGCTTATCATCTTTGCTGGGGGGATTTTAGGAATccagggaaaagaggaaggaagatgCTTCTGGGAGATGCAGCTGTGATGCCTTTACAATCTCCCTGGATCCCTCTCATGATCAGAACAGCACTGTGGCTTCACCCAGTGCCTGGAACCCCCAGATCTGAATCCTGACACCACAGTCTGCAGTCAGGCTGGcctcttcctcttcatcctggGGCTTCATAGTGTCCATGCTGGGGCAGCATAAGGCTGAGCTTTCCCCACATGCAGTACTGCAAGCCCTCAGGGATAGATTTTTGTGGAAAGAACTGGCTGTGCatgggcagccctggggactGTTTGTACCTGCTGTATAAACAGATGCCATTGGGGACGAGAGAGCTGTTTATTTAGTTAAGTGATTTCTTGGCTCCCTGGTGCAAGGCTGAACAGGGACAGGAAAGCTCATGCCAGACCCCTACAGAGGCTGGCCTGGCATCCACACAGCCcccactgctgccaccccagGGACCAGGGATGGGGCTTCCAGAGGTGTCCTggatgctgcaggcagcaggtgaTGCTGCCTCCTCTGGCACTGAGCCAGGGGTCCTTCTCACCAAGCTGTGGTCTATTCCCAGCACCATAATGGTGCACAGATGTTCAGGGACATCCTGAAGCACCTTGGTGGAGGAAGAGCCCTGGCAGGAGGACTGTGGGATGAGGACACTGGTGTTCCCCTGCTGGTACCCAACAGGGCCTCTCCAAGGTGTTTGGGAGTGCCCAGGTTGCAGGTTCCTCTGAGAAGGGACATTTATCCTCCTCAGCGCCCTGTGACCCTTTGGTGACCCCAGGCTGAGCGCCCATCGAGTCAGAGCCAGCAGCCTCATCTTTATGCCAACTGCTCCAAAAatctttctccttcccagcccaAGCTCACCCACCCTAACACTGGTGAGCTCTGAGTCTCCCTTGAGCACCCTGGGCACATCCaagatgaagaaaagcaaaggcttTGGCCAGGGATGAACAGATCttgaaaaaagggagaaatccTGGTGAGAATGACCAGCAAACTCTCCCATGCTTGGAGAAGGTGATGGTTTACTCCAAGCAAATTAAACTAGAGGAAAATtaaatccatggaaaatccttatttgggaaagctgctgcagcacatgcTGGGTATGTCCTGTTATCTGGTTAAAGCTTCCATCCATGGATGTGTGGCCACGTGTCCATGTGCTGTGGTgtggggcaggtttgggggaGGAGAGACCTGGAGCCAGAGAGTGGGATGTGGGAAAAGAGCTGAGGTAAAAGGAATCGGGAGAAAGAGAGCTGGGAGAAGTCAGGGAAAAGAAGCTGGGGGAAAAGGAGCCAGCTGTGGCCCCAGGCATGGGAACAAGGGAATGCAATAGATATGCAGTGACCATCACGGGTGTTTCTGCTACTGTGGGTAGCACTTGCAGGATCATTTGCTTACAGCAAATTTGGGATGCATCAGAAGGATCCCATCTAGGAGCTGCAGGTTACTGGAAGAAGTGCTGAATGGTCGCAGGGGATGAGAGGGGTTCAAGCTGCTTCATCTCCTGTGGAGCTGCCCCGGGAGAGCCCTTGGCACTTGCCCAGCTCCAGTGgcagcagagggacaggaatcaggaggaaaaaaaaggtcagaCAAGAAACCAAATCTGTGTTTCTAAAACCAAGGGTCGCTGTGGCCCATCTCCATCCCTTGCTGGAGCCTGGCGTCATCTCCAAAGCAGGTCTGCTCCGGGCCCTGCCTGAGGCCACGTGTGTGCTCAGGAGGGAACATGTCCTTGTACCGTCCTAcctttccaccatcccagggctcTCAGTGTGTCCCACTGGCCCAGCCCATGCTGCAGGAGCCAGCCTCAAGTGTCACCAGGCCACCACTGGTGATAATGCCAAAGTCCTTACCTCCAGGCTGGAAGTGCAGCTGAATGTGGAGCTtagtggcagagctgtgtggcaGGGGtggagaagcagaaagagaaaagcaccTTTCCCCTGCTCTGGAACCCCTGGCTGCCCCCGtggccaccagcacagcttctcctgcagcccagggccagCTGTCCCCTCTTCATGGCCATCCTGAGTCCTGCCTGCTCACTCCTCTCTGCCCACTGGCATATTTACCTTGGGTACCTGGAAACCAGTGCTGCTGCACCCCCTCTGCGCCATTCCCTCTGCCACAAGCACATTTATTAGGGGAATATTTTTACACAGCGtgtcagacatttaaaaataagcttaATGAAAACAGCCTGGTAGTCAGTTGATTAATCATCAGTGTTTTGATGAACTGAAATGCCTTCCCGTTTCCTCTAAATAGCCTAAATTGAGCATTGCCATGGCTTGTTAACATTTGTAACCCTTGAACCCACTCAGATGTTGCCTTAAAAGGCAAAGGAGACTGGGAACTTCTTGCCTGGAATCCAAGCACTCACTCCAGCACTGAGCAAGTTTGGGGCTGGGGatagagctgggaatggggagagtAAATCTGGAGGTGGAGTGAGGGTATCACATTCTGCCCCAAAAGCCCCACAGCTCATTTAGGGGTGGAAAATTGCTGGTTTAATGGCAGTTATTCATCTGGCTGTTTGTTTAGCAGGTGGAATGTGGGCACAGtcaccctgctgtgcccagagcagaTTTTCAAGcaaaaggggaggggaggggaggggaggggaggggaggggaggggaggggaggggaggggaggggaggggaggggaggggaggggaggggaggggaggggaggagaggagaggagaggagaggagaggagaggagaggagaggagaggagaggagaggagaggagaggagaggagaggagaggagaggagaggagaggagaggagaggagaggagaggagaggagaggagaggagaggagaggagaggagaggagaggagaggagaggagaggagaggagaggagaggagaggagaggagaggagaggagaggagaggagaggagaggagaggagaggagaggagaggagaggagaggagaggagaggagaggagaggagaggagaggagaggagaggagaggagaggagaggagaggagaggagaggagaggagaggagaggagaggagaggagaggagaggagaggagaggagaggagaggagaggtgtTACCCAGGGATTCACAGATCCTGTACCCAAGATGAGGGAAGGGGCACTTGgtggctcagcagctgctggtacATCAGTCCCTGGCAGAGGAGACATATGGAAATGTGTTTGCCGAAGTTTAGTCTTTGTAAGGGGCCAGCTTTCCCCAGCCTGCAGTTATTTTCAGAGGTATGTCCTGGGAAGAGTCCCTCATGGTCTCACCACGGCAGGATATGCTTGGCTCAGCCAAAGAACAAGATGTGAGGATGGAAGCTTGGGAGCATGAGCAGCTCCTTGCTGGCTCCAGAGAGGAATACCCCCTTGAGGTTCAAGGAGAGCTTGGCTGGGAAGCCAGAAGACCCCCAAGATCACAAGGGCATGGAGCTTCgggagtgagtccagaggaggccaagagatgctctgagggctggagcccctcttaTCTGGAGAcagactgggagagctgggagaaaagaaggctttgaGGAGATCTTAGAGCCCCTTCCTGTGCCTAAAGGGgcttcaggagagctggaaagggacttgggacaagaaTCTGGAGAAACAGACTAGGGGCAATGGCTTCTCactgctggagggcagggataggtaggatactgggaaggaattcctctctgtgagggtggggaggccctggcctaggttgcccagagaagctgtggctgccccatccctggaagtgtccaaggccaggttggacatagcttggagcaacctgggacagtggaatgTATCCCACGGCAGGGTTggaagatgatctttaaggtcccttcccacccagaccattccatgattcaaGAGTCCACAGGCTCCTCTGTGTGGGTGACTGCTGGGGACATGAATCATGCTGGTCCCCATGAGGAAAGGGGCACATCAGTAAAAAATCTCAGGCCAAACCTGCACTTGCAGCTCCTGTTAACATGGCTCCAGGAACAGTGAACTCAACTCAACCTGCAACCACGACACTGGCTCGGTCTCTAATGTCACCTGCAACTCCAGAGGCCTCTGGAAGCTGAGTGTGAGACATCATCCCGTGATGATATGAGAACCTCAGGAGCATGACAGGGGAAGCTTGAGCCAGGATTGGGTCCATCCCAATCATCTGTACTCTTGGGAAATCTAGGGTCAGCTCCAAGGTGGCTGGTAGTGGTTTCTGCACATGCACTGGAGCCCACCACAACCCTTCTCTGGGGACCCACTGCCTCCCTtctttccagcagctccccaggcagggccatGTTGGCTGTCTGGCACGTGGATTTGGCCACCAACAAAGATTGCCCCACCAGAACCAAGCTCCTTGCAAAGCAACTGCAacccctccagagctgcagatTTGGGAATAACGCCCAGGCCGAAGGGTTGTTCCTCTCTCCCAGCCTCTGTTGGGATAATAAATTCCTCTTGCAGCCTATGTGACATTTTCTAGTTCATCTCTTGGCATGACATGGCTTAGACAACAACAGCACAATTCCATTGGTTCCACACAAATCCTGAGTGGCTTTTGGTGGTGGAAAAATGGGGAAGTGGGGAAGCCCAGGGATGAGGTGAGACCTCTGAGACAGAGACAGACAATTCACCAAAATCTCTTGGTCAGCTGTGGGGGTCCCAGACCAGACTGGCAAGGGAAGAAAACTGGGTTGAGTTACTTGGACAAGCAGATTTAGGGATAATTATGGATCCATGACTAACAGCCAATCTTCTTTCATTGCCTGGGGGGTTTCAGTCTGTCCTACAGCCCTTTATAGCGCTGCTGCCAAGCCCTATAAAGTCTCCAAAGCTACCACAAGATTCAAGGATTGAATCCACAGCTCTAACTTTGGGCATCACTCTCTGGAGACACCTGCCTACCTGCCAGACTCTGAGGACTCCTATGTTCCCTCTGTCCCACCCAcctatcccaaatcccagccagaGCCCATGAGCGAGGCACCAGCATTCCTCCACTCCACAGTGTGACCCTGGGGCTGAGGAGGCTGAGCTCGAGCCCTGTGAGAGCTCCCTGGAGACAGGGATGTTCTCTGAGACTCTCACTGCATGGAGAAGCCATCGAGGTGGCTGGGGGCAAAAGCAGGGGGGTTTCAGGTTGTTTGATGTTCCTGGTACTTGGGTACCTGCTCCTGGAGTGGATTGCTAGAGTCAAGCCAAACCACAACAAGCTGCCCAAGCTCTTTTCCTCCACTCCTCAGCCAGTTTTGAGTAGCCTAGGGACAACTCAGAGCCAAGGCCATTCCCGGAAAGAATGCTGTGTCCTTGGCTGAGTCTGGGAGTTGCTGAACCTGGATTGCCAGAGACCTGCAAAGGAAGCAGGACTACGAGGCTTCTGCTGACTCTGGGACATCCTGGACaaccctcctgctcctcagctcaGAACAAATATCATGGAAAGTTTTGTGGGAAACCCTGCTCACATCCCTGGGACTCCTTGAGAGGATCAGACAGCCAAGAGTTTCTCTTGGCACATTTGGACTCTTTTGGCAGGAAGGAAGGTTGAAAGGACCTCAGCTTTCAGCACTGGGACACACATGACCCCTGGCCATGCTCTGTGTGCTAAAGCCCAGAGAGATGTAAGCAACTACCCTGTCCTGCCTCACATATTATCCTGTCATTTTAACAAGGAACTcagcttttccccttcccttctgccCAGACCTCTCTGACCCCAAATATCACTGTGTCTTTGCATGTCTCAGGccaatgtttttaaaaagtcctCTTTCTGAGATGCAGAGCTGTTCTCCAGAGACTGGGCAGCTTCTGGCCCTGATTTTGcgtggtttttttggtgtttttttgttttgttttggtttggtttggtttggtttggttttttggttttgttttggttttgtttttgtttttgcttttgtttttgtttttggttttgttttggtttgtttttgtttttgtttttgtttttgttttttcttttttttccccctaaattaaggtgaaaaatgttttaacttGGTTTCCTTTAACAGAAGAGCTGCAGCCCTTCCATGGAGACACAGCCATTTTCCAGAAAGCTGTAAAGCCACTCAATACTATGCAAATGGAAACTTTTTCTCATctaaaaaaatcaggttttagAAGCCAAggtttttctcttctatttgCTGTATTCCCAGCCCTTCTCCTGGTACTGACATGGCTGACTGGATATTCCCAAGGTGAGACCTTCTCCCTGGTTGTCTCCT
This Vidua macroura isolate BioBank_ID:100142 chromosome 24, ASM2450914v1, whole genome shotgun sequence DNA region includes the following protein-coding sequences:
- the LMOD1 gene encoding leiomodin-1; the protein is MSKVAKYRRQVSEDPDIDNLLSTLSPEEMEELEKELDAVDADGSIPVERSQTNQSENSSLGPQNCDTALNHHDKDTRRLLQREHSIDENRLSKNKGDKNQEEKGKESPSKELAQKQDTKVGKDSKKEESVQKTDLKGKAETETKSKENKAMNDKVKAMEKKLMGKDKKEEEKGSVLKKDTGKDKKEDEKSSELKKDAGEDKKEEDNSSYFKKKDSGKDKKEKEKVSAAKEETEKGKKQEEKDSASKDTEKDKKEEKSSELKKQAEKYIRGEGRKENDKKEEEKASAVKKSKADENDKSQTEAEKAEKAEEKQEAKAAAGSSPSKSSSSSSADQAKDDEASSIFDELIEKVKNNDAEVTEVNVNNSDCINNETLVRFTEALEFNTVVKVFALANTRADDHVAFAIAIMLKSNKVLTSINLDSNHITGKGILAIFRALLQNNTLTELRFHNQRHICGGKTEMEIAKLLKENTTLLKLGYHFELAGPRMTVTNLLSRNMDRQRQKRLQEQKLAQERGEKKDLLEVPKPGALPKGSPKASPQPSPKASPKSSPKKGEAPNMPPPPPPPLAPPLMINENLKNSLSPATQRKLGDRVLPVQEKNSRDQLLAAIRSSNLKQLKKVELPKLLQ